A genomic window from Bubalus bubalis isolate 160015118507 breed Murrah chromosome 11, NDDB_SH_1, whole genome shotgun sequence includes:
- the SLC35F4 gene encoding solute carrier family 35 member F4 isoform X3 yields the protein MGVRIVAAIMAITGIVMMAYADNFHADSIIGVAFAVGSASTSALYKVLFKMFLGSANFGEAAHFVSTLGFFNLIFISFTPVILYFTKVEHWSSFAALPWGCLCGMAGLWLAFNILVNVGVVLTYPILISIGTVLSVPGNAAVDLLKQEVIFNVVRLAATIIICIGFLLMLLPEEWDEITLRFINSLKEKKSEEHVDDITDSSVHLRSRSRANGTVSIPLA from the exons ATAGTCGCTGCAATAATGGCAATCACTGGCATCGTGATGATGGCGTATGCAGATAACTTCCATGCCGATTCCATCATAGGAGTGGCATTTGCAGTGGGCTCAGCCTCAACATCTGCACTGTATAAG GTTTTGTTTAAGATGTTTCTTGGAAGTGCTAACTTTGGTGAGGCAGCACACTTTGTCTCCACGTTgggtttcttcaatttaatcttCATCTCCTTCACCCCAGTCATCCTGTATTTCACCAAGGTGGAGCACTGGTCCTCATTTGCAGCTCTGCCATGGGGCTGTCTCTGCGGGATGGCAGGGCTCTGGCTGG CCTTCAACATCCTGGTGAATGTAGGTGTGGTGCTGACCTACCCAATCCTCATCTCCATCGGGACAGTGCTCAGCGTTCCTGGAAATGCAG CTGTGGATCTCCTGAAGCAGGAGGTAATATTCAATGTCGTCCGCCTGGCTGCTACCATCATCATCTGCATTGGGTTTCTGCTGATGCTGTTGCCTGAGGAGTGGGACGAAATTACCCTGAGATTCATCAACAGcctgaaggaaaagaagagtGAGGAGCAcgtggatgacatcactgattccaGTGTCCACCTGCGAAGCAGAAGCAGGGCCAATGGGACTGTGTCCATACCACTGGCTTAA
- the SLC35F4 gene encoding solute carrier family 35 member F4 isoform X4, whose amino-acid sequence MAITGIVMMAYADNFHADSIIGVAFAVGSASTSALYKVLFKMFLGSANFGEAAHFVSTLGFFNLIFISFTPVILYFTKVEHWSSFAALPWGCLCGMAGLWLAFNILVNVGVVLTYPILISIGTVLSVPGNAAVDLLKQEVIFNVVRLAATIIICIGFLLMLLPEEWDEITLRFINSLKEKKSEEHVDDITDSSVHLRSRSRANGTVSIPLA is encoded by the exons ATGGCAATCACTGGCATCGTGATGATGGCGTATGCAGATAACTTCCATGCCGATTCCATCATAGGAGTGGCATTTGCAGTGGGCTCAGCCTCAACATCTGCACTGTATAAG GTTTTGTTTAAGATGTTTCTTGGAAGTGCTAACTTTGGTGAGGCAGCACACTTTGTCTCCACGTTgggtttcttcaatttaatcttCATCTCCTTCACCCCAGTCATCCTGTATTTCACCAAGGTGGAGCACTGGTCCTCATTTGCAGCTCTGCCATGGGGCTGTCTCTGCGGGATGGCAGGGCTCTGGCTGG CCTTCAACATCCTGGTGAATGTAGGTGTGGTGCTGACCTACCCAATCCTCATCTCCATCGGGACAGTGCTCAGCGTTCCTGGAAATGCAG CTGTGGATCTCCTGAAGCAGGAGGTAATATTCAATGTCGTCCGCCTGGCTGCTACCATCATCATCTGCATTGGGTTTCTGCTGATGCTGTTGCCTGAGGAGTGGGACGAAATTACCCTGAGATTCATCAACAGcctgaaggaaaagaagagtGAGGAGCAcgtggatgacatcactgattccaGTGTCCACCTGCGAAGCAGAAGCAGGGCCAATGGGACTGTGTCCATACCACTGGCTTAA